The Terriglobus tenax genome contains a region encoding:
- a CDS encoding LysR family transcriptional regulator, which translates to MDFRIRQLQCFLTLAEVLNYGKTARSLYISQPTLTFQIKGLEHALGVRLFERTRQHVRLTEAGAAFREYAKSILDTVDSARDCLQSLDSRLRLTIACGPVGQFVLLPNVIRLLASEYPNFELEVCEMTTEQQMAALPEGKVDALLMMPALPIEGIHFDPLRQEKMMAAVSSESQLARQSSVSVQVFRSTPIIASRLKDCRFHQPSLHSMLAPFGITPKITESPQSCSVQFAYAAAGEGIAMTTDGMRSCVVPGVTVLPFEEELSAVTLGLAFLENNHSPALKIFRKVVLVASRRLAAANGAPRLAPSPVMVKEFPSRRELAV; encoded by the coding sequence TTGGACTTTCGTATCCGGCAGTTGCAGTGTTTTCTTACCCTTGCCGAGGTGTTGAACTACGGCAAGACCGCTCGCTCGCTGTATATCAGTCAGCCCACGCTGACCTTTCAAATCAAGGGCCTGGAACATGCGCTGGGCGTCCGCCTGTTTGAGCGCACACGCCAGCATGTGCGCCTGACGGAGGCCGGAGCGGCCTTCCGCGAGTATGCCAAGTCCATCCTGGACACGGTGGATTCGGCGCGCGACTGCCTGCAATCGCTTGACTCCCGCCTGCGGCTAACCATTGCCTGCGGCCCGGTGGGTCAGTTCGTTCTGCTGCCGAATGTGATTCGGCTGCTGGCCAGCGAGTACCCGAACTTTGAGCTCGAGGTCTGCGAGATGACCACCGAGCAGCAGATGGCTGCCCTGCCCGAGGGCAAGGTCGACGCCCTGCTGATGATGCCCGCTCTTCCGATTGAGGGCATCCATTTCGATCCACTGCGACAGGAAAAGATGATGGCCGCGGTCAGTTCCGAAAGCCAGCTGGCGCGGCAAAGCTCGGTCAGTGTCCAGGTCTTCCGCTCGACGCCGATCATTGCATCCCGCCTGAAGGACTGCCGGTTCCACCAGCCTTCGCTGCACAGTATGCTGGCTCCGTTCGGCATTACGCCGAAGATTACGGAGAGCCCACAGTCGTGCTCGGTGCAGTTTGCCTATGCAGCCGCTGGAGAAGGCATCGCCATGACGACCGATGGCATGCGATCCTGCGTGGTTCCGGGAGTGACCGTGCTTCCGTTTGAGGAAGAGTTGTCAGCCGTGACGCTTGGCCTGGCTTTCCTTGAAAACAATCACTCGCCTGCCCTGAAGATCTTCCGCAAGGTGGTGCTGGTGGCCAGCCGAAGGCTTGCGGCTGCAAATGGAGCGCCGCGGCTGGCGCCGTCTCCGGTGATGGTGAAGGAATTTCCTTCCCGCCGCGAGCTGGCGGTCTAG